In Zingiber officinale cultivar Zhangliang chromosome 6A, Zo_v1.1, whole genome shotgun sequence, a single genomic region encodes these proteins:
- the LOC121996925 gene encoding tubby-like F-box protein 5: MPFKSLVRELKEKRDGPGSVPKRGWRGGGTTESKTIAHSGGCSQRTPWQHPPNLEQPQERWANLPPELLLDVIRRVEGSEVSWPARRNVVGCAAVCRLWRSITKEVVKSLEHCGRITFPISLKQPAPRDYPIQCFMRRDRATSTFRLYLGLSPSLRMQNDKMLLAARKIRRATSTDFVISLTADDFSRASSTYSGKARSNFLGTKFTVYDSQPPYDAAISSRNRSSNRRINCKQVSPRVPAGNYNIATISYELNLLRTRGPRRIQCAMHSIPLSSIQEGGSVPAPRSFTHAVDEQPSGAPTMKGKEPVTEFSAGEPLVLKNKAPRWHEQLQCWCLNFRGRVTVASVKNFQLVAAANPSCSISPAEQEKVILQFGKIGKDIFTMDYQYPLSAFQAFAICLTSFDNKPACE, encoded by the exons ATGCCGTTTAAGAGCCTCGTCCGCGAGCTGAAGGAGAAGAGAGACGGCCCTGGAAGCGTGCCCAAGAGAGGCTGGCGCGGAGGAGGAACCACCGAATCGAAGACGATCGCGCACAGCGGAGGCTGTTCCCAGCGTACTCCGTGGCAACACCCGCCGAATCTGGAGCAGCCGCAGGAAAGGTGGGCGAATCTACCTCCGGagctcctcttggacgtcatcaGGCGGGTCGAGGGGAGTGAAGTCTCGTGGCCGGCGAGAAGGAATGTGGTGGGATGCGCCGCCGTGTGCCGTCTCTGGCGGAGCATCACCAAGGAAGTTGTCAAATCCCTTGAGCATTGCGGCCGGATCACCTTCCCCATCTCCCTAAAGCAG CCTGCGCCACGAGATTACCCCATTCAGTGCTTCATGAGAAGGGATCGAGCAACCTCAACCTTCCGGTTATACCTCGGTCTGAGCCCAT CACTGCGGATGCAGAACGAcaagatgttgcttgctgctcgcAAGATCAGAAGGGCAACTAGCACTGACTTCGTGATCTCGCTCACCGCTGATGATTTCTCGCGAGCTAGCAGCACCTACAGTGGCAAAGCGAG ATCAAATTTTCTAGGAACCAAGTTTACAGTCTACGACAGCCAACCTCCATACGATGCTGCAATTTCTTCGCGTAATCGTTCATCCAACCGAAGGATCAATTGCAAGCAAGTTTCACCTCGAGTGCCCGCCGGCAACTACAATATAGCCACCATTTCGTACGAACTCAATCTCCTCCGAACTCGAGGTCCGAGAAGAATCCAGTGCGCCATGCACTCGATTCCCCTCTCTTCCATTCAGGAAGGCGGAAGTGTGCCGGCACCCCGCAGTTTCACTCACGCCGTCGATGAGCAACCCTCCGGAGCACCGACCATGAAGGGCAAGGAACCGGTGACGGAATTTTCCGCCGGGGAGCCGCTCGTTCTGAAAAACAAGGCGCCTAGATGGCACGAACAACTTCAGTGCTGGTGCTTGAACTTCAGAGGACGAGTGACTGTGGCTTCTGTCAAGAACTTTCAGCTTGTTGCAGCTGCGAATCCTTCATGCAGCATCTCCCCGGCCGAGCAAGAAAAGGTTATTCTTCAGTTTGGGAAGATAGGGAAGGACATTTTCACCATGGATTATCAGTACCCGCTCTCCGCCTTCCAAGCATTTGCTATCTGCTTGACGAGCTTCGACAATAAGCCAGCATGTGAATGA